DNA from Frateuria edaphi:
GGAACACCTCCCGCACCGCCTGGTCGTTGGCCAGCATGCTGTGCACGACCTGGCCCTGCACCGCCCGCCCGGGCGTGCGGACGACCCTGGCGCCGAGCGAGGCCAATGGCTCGGTGGGGCCTTCGGAGCGGTTCCACACCGTCAGCGTGTGGCCCGCCGCGAGGAGGTTGCTGGCCATGGCGCTGCCCATGGCGCCCAGGCCGAGGAAGCCGATGTTCAAGGAAGTTCTCCTGTTGGCGCGACCCGGTAATGGAACACCGGCGGTGTTGAAGGCGCGCAAAAGCCCGCCCCCGGTTTCGGCGCACGGCTCACGCCACTTCGCCGGCCGCATGCCCAGAAGCCCACGCCCACTGGAAGTTGTAGCCGCCCAGCCAGCCGGTCACGTCGACCACCTCGCCGATGAAATAAAGCCCCGGCACGAGCCTGGACTGCATGGTGCTGGAGGACAGCCCGTCGGTGTCCACGCCACCCAGCGTCACCTCCGCCGTGCGGTAGCCCTCGGTGCCGCTGGCGACCAGCGGCCAATCGTTCAGGCGGGCGCCGATCGCGGCCAGCTCCGCCTCGCGGTACTGGCGCATCGGGCGGTTGCCGAAGTCGAGTTCGCACAGCCGCTGCGCCAGCCGCTTGGGCAGCGCGTCGCCCAGCACGGTCTTCAGTTCCGCCGCCGGACGCGCCACGCGCTGGCCGGGCAGCCAGTCGGCGGCGTCGCGGTCGGGCAGCAGGTCCAGCCGCAGTTCCTCGCCCGGCTGCCAGTAGGAGGAGATCTGCAGGATCGACGGCCCGCTGATGCCCCGGTGGGTGAACAACAACCCGGCGCGGAACGCCTGCCGCCCGCAGCGCGCCTCGGCCGGCAATGCCACGCCGGCCAGGTCGGCGTAGCGCTCCTGGTGCTTGCCGCTCAACGTCAGCGGCACCAGGCCCGCGCGCGTG
Protein-coding regions in this window:
- a CDS encoding NAD(P)/FAD-dependent oxidoreductase, with the translated sequence MKTDVLIIGAGAAGLMCAITAGQRGRRVLVLDHANKPGKKILMSGGGRCNFTNLGVTPANYLSANPHFAKSALARYTPADFIALVEKHRIAYHEKELGQLFCDDSSKQIVRMLLDECAAAGVRVETGCAVERVRHGETGFSVTTARGEVHAEALVVASGGLSIPSMGATGFGYELARQFGHAVRPTRAGLVPLTLSGKHQERYADLAGVALPAEARCGRQAFRAGLLFTHRGISGPSILQISSYWQPGEELRLDLLPDRDAADWLPGQRVARPAAELKTVLGDALPKRLAQRLCELDFGNRPMRQYREAELAAIGARLNDWPLVASGTEGYRTAEVTLGGVDTDGLSSSTMQSRLVPGLYFIGEVVDVTGWLGGYNFQWAWASGHAAGEVA